From the Bradyrhizobium ontarionense genome, the window CGGCCAGCGGAACACGACGACATCGCCGCGCTTCGGCGTTTCGCCGAACAGCCGTCCCGTCTCGGGCAGCGTAATCTGCATCGGCAATGACGACGTGCCGTAGCCATAGGGGAATTTCGATGCCAGCAACGCGTCGCCGATCAGCAGCGTCGGCTCCATCGAGCCCGACGGCACGTAAAACGGCTCGGCGATCGCGCCCTTGGCGACGAACACCACCATCACAACGGCGGCGAGCTGCGCGAGCTGCCCGCCCCAACTGCCTTCCTTGCGCACGGCCTTCGTGCTGATCTTGTCCGCGGACATCTTGTCGAGGCTCATCGGCCGGTCCCTCCGACCGTAATCTGATCCATACGCAGCGTCGGCTGGCCGACGCCGACCGGCACGCCCTGGCCGTTCTTGCCACAGGTGCCGATGCCGGTGTCGAGCGAGAGGTCGTTGCCGATCATGCTGATGCGGTTGAGGTCGGTCGGCCCGTTGCCGATCAGCATCGCGCCCTTGACCGGCGCGCCGACCTTGCCGTTTTCGATCCGGTAGGCCTCGGTGCACTGGAACACGTATTTGCCCGAGGTGATGTCGACCTGGCCGCCGCCGAAATTGACGGCGTAGATGCCGTTCTTCACCGAGGCGATGATCTCGGCCGGGTCGCGCTCGCCGGCCAGCATGTAGGTGTTGGTCATGCGGGGCATCGGCACATGGGCGTAGCCCTGGCGGCGGCCGTTGCCGGTGGGCGCCATGTTCATCAGCCGCGCGTTCTGGCGGTCCTGCATGTAGCCTGTCAGGATGCCGTCCTCGATCAGCACGGTGCGGCTGGTCGGCGTGCCCTCGTCGTCGATCGACAGCGAGCCGCGGCGTGACGACATGGTGCCGTCATCGACCACGGTGACGCCCTTGGCTGCGACGGGCTTGCCGAGCAGCCCTGCGAAGGCCGAGGTCTTCTTGCGGTTGAAGTCGCCTTCCAGGCCGTGGCCGACCGCTTCGTGCAGCATCACGCCTGGCCAGCCGGCCCCCAACACCACGTCCATCTCGCCGGCGGGGGCGGGGACGGATTCCAGATTGACCAGCGCTTCGCGCAGCGCGCCGTCGGCCGCCTCGCGCCATGCCTTGGTCTCGATGAAGCGCGCATAGGGCTCGCGCCCTCCATAGCCCTTGCTGCCGCTCTCCTGGCGGTCGCCCTGGCCGGCGACCACGGAAACGTTGACGCGCACCAGCGGGCGGATGTCGCGATAGCTCTCGCCGTCGGGCCGCAGGATTTCCACCACCTGCCAGGTCGCGCCCAGGCTCACCGTCACCTGGCGAATGCGCGGATCCTTGTCGCGCAGATAGGCGTCGATCTCGCCGAGCAGCTTGACCTTGCTCTCGAAGCCCGGCGCATCGAGCGGATTGTCGTCGCCATAGAGGCGGACATTGGTGTGCGGCGGGGGGCTTGCGAACGTGCCGGAATAGCCGCCCCTGACAGCGCTGACCGCATCGGCCGCGCGCATCAAGGCGGGCAGCGACACGTCGGAGGAATGCGCATAGCCGACCGCGTCGTCCTTCACGGCGCGCAGGCCGAATCCCTGGCTCGTATCGTAGGTCGCCTGCTTGAGCCGGCCGTTGTCGAAGGTCAGCGCCTCGGTCTGGCTGTATTCGAAGAACAGTTCGCCGTCGTCGGCGCCGGCCAGGCCGCGCGCGACCTCGCTCTGGACGGCGTCACGATCCAGATTGGCGCGTTCGAGCAGGGAAGTGGTGGCGGGAGTCGTCATGGGTCAATCCGTTGTCGGAGCGTTCATTCCAAGATAGTTGTTTTGACGTCGGGGCGCGAGGGGCAGGATGATTACCGAACGGACATGGTTGAGATCGTTCCCATCACGCTCGATCAGATCGAGAGCTTTCACCGCACGCTGGACTTCGTCGCGCGCGAACGACGTTATCTGTCCTTCATGCAGGCGCCACCGCTGGAGTCCACGTGCGCCTTCATCCTGAACAATATTCAGGAGGGATATCCGCAATTCGTGGCCCTCTCGGGTGGCGATGTGGTCGGCTGGTGCGATGTGACGCCCAAATCTGGGCCGATCGATGCCCGAATCGGGGTGCTCGGCATGGGTCTTTTGCCGCATTTCCGCCGCCAGGGCATCGGAACGCGGCTGATGGCCGCAGCGCTCGAGGCTGCACGACGGGCGGGCTTCTCGCGCGTCGAGCTCACGGTCTATCGCGGCAATACGAACGCGATCAGGCTGTACCAGAAGGCCGGATTCCTGCTCAAGGCGGTGCAACCGCGCGAGGCCGGCAATGACGGCTTCGACAGAACGCTGCTGGTGATGGCCCTGGCGCTCGACGGGGCCCGCTGAGGCGCGATTCCGTCCGTCGTGGCCTTGCCCAGGCGATTCCGCGCCCATGACCGTGCCTGATTACCGGCAGCGTGATCCAACCTCAGATTGTTACGCTGTCCGGTCGGTCCTCTCTTGCGTGTTGTTTCGCGGCGCGTTCCACTGTGCGGATTGCGCGGGGCGGTCGGGGGACGCCGTGGCCGACATTTTCATCAGCCATACCAGTTCGACCGAGAATGACCGCCGCTGGGCCTTCTGGATCGGTCGCACGCTCACCGCGCTCGGCCATGTCGTCCACCTCGACGCTTGGGAGCTGAATGTCGGTGACAATATCCCGGCGTGGGTGTTCGACAGGCACGATGCCGCTGATCACATCCTCTTGGTGCTCAGCAAGGCTTACCTGCAAAGACCCTATCCGCTTTTCGAGTGGACCAGCGCGCTCCACGCATCGATCAACGGGCGGCGGAGATTCGTCCTGCCGGTGCGGATCGAGCCGATCGAGCTTCCGACCTCGCTCGCGAGCCTCAGAAGCTGCGACCTGTTCGGCGTCGGCGAGAGCGACGCCTATGCCCTGCTCGAGGCGATGTTCCGGCCCGCCGGACCGCCGCCCGCTCACGAGACTGTGTTTCCAGGCCAGCAGGACGCAGACGTCCCGAGGAACCCGTTTCCGGGGGCACGCCTGCGCGCAATCTCGAACATCAAGGTCGATGTGCCCTATCACTTTCTCGGCAGAGATCCCGATCTCAAGCGCATCGAGAAGGCGATGATCCGGCGACAGGGCTCGGCTTCAATCGTCGTGCTCCATGGCCTGCGCGGCGTCGGTAAGACCACCCTGGCGGCAGCGTACGCCGAGGCTCGTCAACTGGACTACAGCGTGACCTGGTGGATCAATGCGGACGATGTGGTCAGCATGCGTGCCGACCTCGTGGCGCTCGGCTTGAGGCTCGGCTGGGTTTCGCCGGGAGAGGACGCCGATGCAGCCTTTGCACGGGTGCGCGACAGGCTTGCCGACGCCGACGAGCGCACGCTGCTGGTCTACGACAATGCCGGCGCCTGGAATGATCTGAAGCCGTTCGTACAGCGGAAGGGCTCTGCGCATGTCCTGGTGACCTCGAACGCGAGAGATTGGAGCGAGATCACCCGGCCGCTTCAGATCAAGGTGTGGTCTCCGGATATCGGCGCAAAATATCTCTTGGCGCGCAATGGACGTGCTGAGGACCGGACGCCGGCCGAGCGGTTGGCGGCGCGGGCGCTCGCCGACGAATTCGGTGGGCTGCCTTTGGCCCATGTTCAGGCCGCGGCGTTCGATGCGGCGACCTCGTGCGGCTACGTCCATTATCTCGAGGAGTTCAGGAAGCGGCCGGAAATCGTGATCGAGGCCGAGACGTCCGTCGAATATTACAATGGCCGAACCATTGCCAAGACATTCGGCATGGCGATCGACGCGGCGGCCGAGCGGCATCCCGCTTCCGGGGTGCTGATCGCCTATGCCGCGCTGCTGGCGCCGGATCCGATCCCGCTCACGCTGTTCTCCGCCGCGCGCCAGGCCTTCGGCGCGCCGCTGGCCTCTCTCCACGAGCCGGAGCTCGATCAGGCCATTGCCGCGCTGCTCGCGTTCGCCCTGATCGATCGCACGCGCGTGCCTGACGAGCGCGATCCCGCCGTCGTGACCGACTGCATCCGCCTGCACCGGCTGGTCCGGCTGGTCAGTGCGTCGCGATGGAGCGAACCGTGTGGGGGCCTTCCGAGCCGTGACACGGCGCTCGATCAGCTCGTGGTGGCCTTCGGCCTCGTCTATCCGAAGGACGTCCGGCGCAGCCCGCAGGTGTGGCGGCTGTTCCCGCATATCGTCGAGGTGCTGCGCACGCTGGTGAAGGAGAATTCCGCTGCATCCGCGCGCGCCATTCTCGACGAGTTGACGCGGCTCGTGGTGATGGCGCTGCGCGTGTCGGAGGACAAGAAGCGCGCCGGCAAGCTGATCCCGGAATATCTGGTGACGGTGCTGGGCGACTTCTATGAAATCGAGCCGCTCAAGCAGCCGATCCGGTTGCTGATCGAGAACCATCGCGAGATCTGGCCGCGGCTGCAGGAGCAGTTCCTCGCCACCAACAATCTCGTGCTGCGCTATGCGACGGCGGGCGCGCTCGCCAGTGTGCATCTGGACGACGCATCGATCGTGACGGCGGCGCAGTTGACCGCGTTGGTGAAGCACCGCGGCCTCAACGAGTTCGAGGTCGGCGGCTATGCGCTGGCACAGGTCTATGCGTACGCGCCTGAACGCATCGATCCCGCGGTGCTGGCGGCATGGGCCGGTCGCACCGAATACACCGGCCGGGCGATCCTCGGACATCTGCTCATCAACCTGGCGCTGCGGCGACCGGTCGTCTTCGATCAGCATGAGCCGGCCGGCAGCGCCGGCTTATGGCAGCCGGTGTGGGATTTCCACCAGATCGATATCGACACGATCGAGGCCATTGGCCTCTTTCGGGCGGTGCCGCGATGTCCACCGTCCAGCACGGCCAGCAACGCTGTCCGGGCGGACTTCGACGACCTCGTCGCGGTCGAGGCCGCCATCGCTGACTTCCTTGCGGCGGCGCGCAGTGTCCCGATCGTCCGGATCATGGCGGACTATTGGGAACTCGGCCGGAACGTCGATCTGATCGCGGAGGCGGAGGACGCATTGGCCGGGCTGACGATCGCGGATCTCGGCGAGCTCATGCGCCTGCTGTTCAGCCACCCGGTCTGGCTGGTGGGCGAAACGGCCGCGTCGACGCTGGCGCGGCTGATCGAGGCTGAATCCAGGCTCCTGGAGGTGGTCGAGGCCCTGCTCGATATCCCGGCCTGGCGGGTGCGCTACGGCGCCTCCGAGGCGGCCTTCATCCTCAGCGAAAAGCATCCCGGTCCGTTCCTGCGTGCGGTGCGGCGCTTCTACAGCGACCCCAATTGCCGCCTGCGCGGGCTGTGCGCTGAGAATCTCGGTTCGTTCATCCTGAAGGCCGATGCTGCGGCGCGGGTGGCTCTGCTGTCCGACTTCAAGCCCGCCTATGACGCTTGGCTGGGCGACGAGGACTGCTACGTGCTCGAGCACGTCTTCCATTTCATCGGCACGCTGCATCGGCGAGGGCTCGACGTGGCCGCGCTGCTGCCCGCACAGCTCTCGCGTTTGCTGGCGGGCGCCGGACAATGGTACAGCTGGGATCGCAGCCGGTT encodes:
- a CDS encoding GNAT family N-acetyltransferase; translation: MVEIVPITLDQIESFHRTLDFVARERRYLSFMQAPPLESTCAFILNNIQEGYPQFVALSGGDVVGWCDVTPKSGPIDARIGVLGMGLLPHFRRQGIGTRLMAAALEAARRAGFSRVELTVYRGNTNAIRLYQKAGFLLKAVQPREAGNDGFDRTLLVMALALDGAR
- the tldD gene encoding metalloprotease TldD — its product is MTTPATTSLLERANLDRDAVQSEVARGLAGADDGELFFEYSQTEALTFDNGRLKQATYDTSQGFGLRAVKDDAVGYAHSSDVSLPALMRAADAVSAVRGGYSGTFASPPPHTNVRLYGDDNPLDAPGFESKVKLLGEIDAYLRDKDPRIRQVTVSLGATWQVVEILRPDGESYRDIRPLVRVNVSVVAGQGDRQESGSKGYGGREPYARFIETKAWREAADGALREALVNLESVPAPAGEMDVVLGAGWPGVMLHEAVGHGLEGDFNRKKTSAFAGLLGKPVAAKGVTVVDDGTMSSRRGSLSIDDEGTPTSRTVLIEDGILTGYMQDRQNARLMNMAPTGNGRRQGYAHVPMPRMTNTYMLAGERDPAEIIASVKNGIYAVNFGGGQVDITSGKYVFQCTEAYRIENGKVGAPVKGAMLIGNGPTDLNRISMIGNDLSLDTGIGTCGKNGQGVPVGVGQPTLRMDQITVGGTGR
- a CDS encoding toll/interleukin-1 receptor domain-containing protein is translated as MADIFISHTSSTENDRRWAFWIGRTLTALGHVVHLDAWELNVGDNIPAWVFDRHDAADHILLVLSKAYLQRPYPLFEWTSALHASINGRRRFVLPVRIEPIELPTSLASLRSCDLFGVGESDAYALLEAMFRPAGPPPAHETVFPGQQDADVPRNPFPGARLRAISNIKVDVPYHFLGRDPDLKRIEKAMIRRQGSASIVVLHGLRGVGKTTLAAAYAEARQLDYSVTWWINADDVVSMRADLVALGLRLGWVSPGEDADAAFARVRDRLADADERTLLVYDNAGAWNDLKPFVQRKGSAHVLVTSNARDWSEITRPLQIKVWSPDIGAKYLLARNGRAEDRTPAERLAARALADEFGGLPLAHVQAAAFDAATSCGYVHYLEEFRKRPEIVIEAETSVEYYNGRTIAKTFGMAIDAAAERHPASGVLIAYAALLAPDPIPLTLFSAARQAFGAPLASLHEPELDQAIAALLAFALIDRTRVPDERDPAVVTDCIRLHRLVRLVSASRWSEPCGGLPSRDTALDQLVVAFGLVYPKDVRRSPQVWRLFPHIVEVLRTLVKENSAASARAILDELTRLVVMALRVSEDKKRAGKLIPEYLVTVLGDFYEIEPLKQPIRLLIENHREIWPRLQEQFLATNNLVLRYATAGALASVHLDDASIVTAAQLTALVKHRGLNEFEVGGYALAQVYAYAPERIDPAVLAAWAGRTEYTGRAILGHLLINLALRRPVVFDQHEPAGSAGLWQPVWDFHQIDIDTIEAIGLFRAVPRCPPSSTASNAVRADFDDLVAVEAAIADFLAAARSVPIVRIMADYWELGRNVDLIAEAEDALAGLTIADLGELMRLLFSHPVWLVGETAASTLARLIEAESRLLEVVEALLDIPAWRVRYGASEAAFILSEKHPGPFLRAVRRFYSDPNCRLRGLCAENLGSFILKADAAARVALLSDFKPAYDAWLGDEDCYVLEHVFHFIGTLHRRGLDVAALLPAQLSRLLAGAGQWYSWDRSRFLCHLEARKAVLRAADGRSAGDPCVKGRGQGA